A single region of the Maylandia zebra isolate NMK-2024a linkage group LG17, Mzebra_GT3a, whole genome shotgun sequence genome encodes:
- the LOC143412331 gene encoding uncharacterized protein LOC143412331 has protein sequence MDCEFAHKGFCKASLFQPLFDEEQINVDCELYVPEAAKRQMMLPLLGGETDHSHNDTHSHSHDHTKSHSHHGHNRNQTDDHNHHQTHDHATGSSHRHWDHSHDHGLNHDHVHTHHAKAHNKHAVGVHIHEHDHELALDHDHKHGHLHEHEHHHHPHEHEHENTPHDDAKGTVIVLPALGQPVTLPSFPDVPAGGPGVGVTLPLKPDPQVPGQMEPAIEPFPTSVSALCPTKKGGDQGVGILFANDPMFKPAA, from the exons ATGGACTGCGAGTTTGCT cACAAGGGCTTCTGTAAGGCATCCCTCTTCCAGCCTCTTTTTGATGAGGAGCAAATTAATGTCGACTGTGAGCTCTATGTGCCTGAG GCTGCTAAGAGACAGATGATGCTCCCCCTGCTGGGTGGAGAGACTGACCACAGCCACAacgacacacactcacacagccaCGACCACACCAAGAGCCACTCGCATCATGGCCACAACAGGAACCAAACTGATGACCACAATCACCACCAAACACATGACCATGCCACAGGCAGTTCCCACAGGCACTGGGACCACTCCCACGACCACGGTCTGAACCACGATCATGTGCACACTCATCATGCCAAGGCACACAACAAGCACGCTGTAGGTGTGCACATCCATGAGCATGACCACGAGCTGGCTCTGGACCACGACCACAAGCACGGTCACCTACATGAACACGAGCACCACCACCATCCCCACGAGCACGAACATGAGAACACACCCCACGATGATGCAAAGGGAACAGTGATAGTCCTGCCTGCCTTGGGCCAGCCTGTGACCTTGCCTTCCTTCCCTGATGTCCCCGCCGGTGGGCCTGGAGTTGGAGTCACTCTCCCACTTAAGCCTGACCCTCAGGTTCCCGGACAGATGGAGCCCGCCATCGAGCCCTTCCCAACCTCAGTCTCTGCCCTGTGCCCCACCAAAAAGGGAGGGGATCAAGGTGTGGGGATTCTCTTTGCTAATGACCCCATGTTCAAGCCGGCTGCATAA
- the LOC101486270 gene encoding fetuin-B, with the protein MRMSVYLLVVCLALLPQGGEASDPPGCMSPDAVRVAEEALEQINQDRKIGYIWSLNRLYDLSHTPEQGKDGSLYKLTIDVMETKCHITSGKPWKQCEVRNIGNVPVYGECQVSAYVHTQVKLQSYSCTIREVPATAVVDTCPDCPTAENLNEPIVKETANLCLQRFNEESRLANYFTLENITKASSQWVVGPSYFVEFTIVETVCSRETDVSELSRCTPMDCQFAHRGFCSGSHVAREDQFEIRNPGGKRDGLIQDKKPVEVKCEIYEPQASSVEAQAHAKAGSVHTEHQQHNHTHLHPHEHLHSDSPSPDITLSVSQNLGTVVNQPASPRASPAGSSCPGPRRHNLGLRNLRL; encoded by the exons ATGAGGATGAGTGTGTACCTGCTGGTCGTATGTTTGGCTTTGCTGCCCCAGGGAGGGGAGGCCTCGGACCCTCCAGGCTGCATGAGCCCTGATGCAGTGCGAGTGGCAGAAGAGGCGTTGGAACAGATCAACCAGGACAGGAAAATTGGATACATCTGGAGCCTCAACAGGCTCTATGATCTGTCTCACACTCCAGAACAG GGGAAAGATGGATCTCTGTACAAACTAACCATCGATGTCATGGAGACCAAATGCCACATCACCAGTGGAAAACCGTGGAAACAATGTGAAGTCAGAAATATTGGGAATGTTCCA GTGTATGGAGAGTGTCAAGTATCTGCCTATGTTCACACTCAAGTCAAACTACAAAGCTACTCCTGTACAATTCGTGAAG TTCCAGCTACTGCAGTGGTGGACACGTGCCCAGACTGTCCCACGGCCGAAAATCTGAATGAGCCCATTGTCAAAGAGACGGCCAATCTCTGCCTGCAGAGGTTCAATGAGGAGAGCCGCCTGGCCAACTACTTTACTCTGGAGAACATAACGAAAGCCAGTTCACAG tGGGTTGTTGGTCCGTCCTACTTTGTGGAATTCACTATAGTGGAGACAGTTTGTTCAAGGGAAACAGATGTCAGTGAACTGAGCCGCTGCACACCTATGGACTGTCAGTTTGCT CACAGAGGCTTCTGTTCGGGCTCACATGTGGCTCGTGAGGATCAGTTTGAAATCAGAAACCCTGGTGGCAAAAGGGATGGCTTGATTCAAGATAAGAAACCTGTAGAGGTGAAATGTGAGATCTATGAACCTCAG GCTTCCTCTGTGGAGGCGCAGGCTCACGCAAAAGCAGGCAGTGTGCACACTGAACACCAGCAGCATAACCACACTCACCTGCATCCCCATGAGCACCTCCACTCAGACTCACCCAGCCCAGACATTACACTCTCCGTGTCTCAGAACCTTGGGACTGTGGTGAATCAGCCTGCCTCTCCCAGAGCTTCACCAGCAGGCAGCTCCTGCCCCGGACCCCGCAGACACAATCTGGGTTTACGGAATCTCAGGCTCTGA